The genomic DNA aatgaaagaaaatcaactacttgttatcactattaaatGAGCACAAACACATATGGGATTATATATGTGGAATAAAATCATATCTGAGACTAAATCACTCTAAGCTCAATAGAAGAAAGGAAATCATACCGATTCACCAGTTTCACAACAATGTTTCCAAGTATTTCTGTAATTCTCAATTGGTTAGTCaattaaactaattaattaattggttaAACTCTGAATTAGGGTAGGTTTTGGGGGTGTGTGTCTTGGACATTATAGGTGAAAcctcaaaaatacatttggtgCCTGGTAAACAATTTGTTGAAAAACTGAAGAAATCGATAAATGctaaattaaagcaaaaataaaaaaaaaattttttagcTTTTCGTTACGGGTATCCAACATACAATATGTCAGGTACTGTAACTCATGGAGCCTCTTCCATTATTCTTTCAGGGACAGGGCCTACAGAGGTTCATAGGGATCGACCACAGCCCGGACTTCTCCCACGGTGACGCCTTTGTAGGTCCCGGTGATGGACGTCCACTTGGTCTCCCCGTTCCTGTAGGTGCGTTTGAGGCGTGCAGTGTAAGGGATGTCTGCCCCGTACTTATGCGCCACCATATTGACATTGCAGTAATTTTTTGGTGGGACTGTGCACTCAACAGCAACAGAGTAGGTGTTTGACTCGGTATGACTGGTCCCCTTCGAGAACTGGAGGGTTGTCTCCACGCTAACCTCGACACTTGCTTCGCCAATATTTGGGATTCCGGCAGTGATGCCAGTCGTGATGCCTGCTTTTATTGAAAAGCTGGTGTCCCACCTTTGCTCCACTTGGATTGACTTTGAGAGGGTGGCTGTCTGTTTCACTGGATGGTTGCTATTGTTGGTGATGGCAGACTTGGTCAAGATCTCTGGAGGATACTGAATGATTTTAAGATCATCAGTTTCATACTTGACATCAGAAATGTGCTCGCTGATTACATCTGAGTTAAAGGTCAGAACCTGGTAGTTCTTGTACCAATACTCATTACCTCCAGAGGCATAGAAGAAGGCCTCATTTTTAACATCCACCTTCCCAAGACTATACTCGTTCTTCCCAACATACATTTTATCGGGGGATGTGTAGACTGCATTTGCAGGCACTGAACCGTAGGAGCCATTCTTCCACTTCAAAGACTCAAAGTCATCTTTGTTCACCAGGATCTCAAATGGGGAGCCAAAATGCTCTTTGTCTCCATAGGCGTAGTGGCAGTGAGAACCCATGTTAGGGTTGTAGAATCCGGCCGCGATCCCATATTTGGCAACATAGTCGGTGCGTTTTTGGTATCCATTGTAGATTGAAACGGCTCCGTCGGGGATAGAGCCGTCAAAGGTCTCCCATTTCAGGTTGGTTTGTTCAAAGGTCACTTTGAGAAAGCACAGATAGGAACAGTGTTAAGTATAAACCAACTTACATCAGAAATCAATCAATGTATTCCCAAAACTAGAAAAATAGACAAGCTTGGAATGAATGCTTTATAGGGCTAAACAAAAACTGGCCAATGGAGAGTGAAGAGCAAaacatttacctcaaaattatatttaaatcaCTTATCAAATTGTCATGAATTTTAGAAGTAGCCAAACTGACCAAATACTAAATGCCGAAGAAGTGATTGTCCAACcatagcttagcaaccgtaactaggcatGGCGGTCTCTCAAGCTCtggatttctccacatgttgaagCGCTTTGCATACActgtaaaatgaatataaagaGTTTGGAAAAAGTGTAAGGAATGGACTCATCTGAGTGTTTACTGTCACTCTTCTAGTTCCATAAGATTCCTTTTTTCCCTCTGTTTTCATAATCTTTTTGCTCCCTACATTTTTTGTAAAAGCAATTTCTTTTCATCCCATTTTAAGTGACGTTTAAATGAGGACACATGGAAAAGAAACAGCAGCATGGAAATATCATACTGTGACGGCAGCTTCACTTTACCTGGTGTAGCCATCGTCAGTAACACTCAGCTTCAGCTGCAGATGAAACACAGAACAGAAGCAttgttattacctccgccaaggccaaaggcctaggaaggaggttatgatTTCACCAGAGTGAATGacatgttttggaggggtggggtgtggcacaatg from Sebastes fasciatus isolate fSebFas1 chromosome 6, fSebFas1.pri, whole genome shotgun sequence includes the following:
- the LOC141769967 gene encoding natterin-3-like; the encoded protein is MATPVTFEQTNLKWETFDGSIPDGAVSIYNGYQKRTDYVAKYGIAAGFYNPNMGSHCHYAYGDKEHFGSPFEILVNKDDFESLKWKNGSYGSVPANAVYTSPDKMYVGKNEYSLGKVDVKNEAFFYASGGNEYWYKNYQVLTFNSDVISEHISDVKYETDDLKIIQYPPEILTKSAITNNSNHPVKQTATLSKSIQVEQRWDTSFSIKAGITTGITAGIPNIGEASVEVSVETTLQFSKGTSHTESNTYSVAVECTVPPKNYCNVNMVAHKYGADIPYTARLKRTYRNGETKWTSITGTYKGVTVGEVRAVVDPYEPL